A single genomic interval of Spinacia oleracea cultivar Varoflay chromosome 6, BTI_SOV_V1, whole genome shotgun sequence harbors:
- the LOC130464260 gene encoding uncharacterized protein, with protein sequence MYQENLLNINIYFELFSIQIALHSFNNDAVGPEALNYKSIIRGEIGSCSSLLEGRKQSISSLSSFDKHSIQASCCSGLLFRCVPAVQAYCSLQVCLTGVAVYRLSD encoded by the exons atgtatCAAGAAAATCTCTTAAATATCAATATCTACTTCGAAttattttcaattcaaatagcCCTTCATTCCTTCAATAACGATGCAGTTGGACCTGAGGCTCTGAACTATAAGTCTATAATCAG AGGGGAAATCGGGAGTTGCAGTTCGTTATTGGAAGGCCGGAAGCAATCaatttcttctctttcttcGTTTGACAAGCATTCAATCCAG gCCAGTTGTTGTTCAGGCCTCTTGTTCAGATGTGTTCCTGCTGTGCAAGCTTACTGCAGTCTGCAGGTCTGCTTGACTGGTGTAGCGGTGTACAGGCTGTCTGACTGA